TGTGCAGCGCGAGGCGCTTGAATTTTGCATGGAATCGGCTTGCAAAGGCACTCTGGCCGATAGCGCGGCTGTTACCATTCATGAGCTTGCTGCGCTGGCGCGCTGCGAGGAATGCGGATATGAATTTCAACCGGATTTCTTTTTTTCTCGCTGCTCTGAATGTGGCGGTTTTCGTGTAAAAATCGTTCAAGGAAAAGAATTAAAAATTCGGTCCATTAATATAGACTAAAGGAGTAAAGTTATGTGCGATACTTGCGGATGCAACCAACCCGGGAGCGCAGTGACCATTCGTAAACCTGGCGAAATGAAAGCGTGCGATTGCGATGGAAATTGTGAACAAGATTGCCACGAGCATGATCATGAGCACGGCCATGAACATCATCATCACGAACATGGACATGGTCATCATCACCATCATGATCATGAGCACGGCCATGAGCATCACCATCACGAACATGGACATGGTCATCATCA
Above is a window of Chloroherpeton thalassium ATCC 35110 DNA encoding:
- the hypA gene encoding hydrogenase maturation nickel metallochaperone HypA, with the protein product MHEMSIAMSIVEIVTAKANEEHAEKINMIEIEIGSLAGVQREALEFCMESACKGTLADSAAVTIHELAALARCEECGYEFQPDFFFSRCSECGGFRVKIVQGKELKIRSINID